A single region of the Streptomyces sp. NBC_01803 genome encodes:
- the hemB gene encoding porphobilinogen synthase, whose translation MTFPDVRPRRLRTTPAMRRMVAEHRLHPADLILPAFVREGVREPVPISSMPGVAQHSRDSLREAAVAAAEAGVSGIMLFGVPEDAKKDAIGSPGTDPDGILQVALRDVRAEIGDALVVMSDLCLDEVTDHGHCGVLDAEGRVDNDATLERYAEMALVQAGAGAHVLGPSGMMDGQIGHVRRALDAAGHQDVALLAYTAKYASAFYGPFREAVNSSLTGDRKAYQQDAPNAREALRELELDLAEGADMVMVKPGLPYLDILRQVADASPVPVAAYQISGEYAMVEAAAERGWLDRERAIEETLTAFKRAGADLILTYWATEFAHRLSR comes from the coding sequence GTGACGTTCCCCGACGTGCGGCCCCGGCGACTGCGGACCACTCCGGCGATGCGGCGGATGGTCGCCGAGCACCGGCTGCACCCGGCCGACCTGATCCTGCCCGCGTTCGTGCGGGAGGGCGTGCGCGAGCCGGTCCCGATCTCCTCCATGCCCGGCGTGGCGCAGCACTCGCGCGACTCGCTGCGCGAGGCCGCCGTGGCGGCGGCCGAGGCGGGGGTCAGCGGGATCATGCTGTTCGGGGTCCCGGAGGACGCCAAGAAGGACGCGATCGGCTCGCCGGGCACCGACCCGGACGGCATCCTCCAGGTCGCGCTGCGGGACGTCCGGGCCGAGATCGGCGACGCGCTGGTGGTGATGTCCGACCTGTGCCTGGACGAGGTCACCGACCATGGACACTGCGGCGTGCTGGACGCCGAGGGCCGGGTGGACAACGACGCGACGCTGGAGCGGTACGCCGAGATGGCCCTCGTCCAGGCCGGGGCGGGCGCGCACGTGCTGGGGCCGAGCGGCATGATGGACGGCCAGATCGGTCACGTGCGGCGCGCGCTGGACGCGGCGGGCCACCAGGACGTGGCGCTGCTGGCCTACACGGCGAAGTACGCCTCGGCGTTCTACGGCCCGTTCCGCGAGGCGGTGAACTCGTCGCTGACGGGCGATCGGAAGGCGTACCAGCAGGACGCGCCGAACGCGCGGGAGGCGCTGCGGGAGCTGGAGCTCGACCTCGCCGAGGGCGCGGACATGGTGATGGTGAAGCCGGGACTGCCGTACCTGGACATCCTGCGCCAGGTCGCGGACGCCTCGCCGGTGCCGGTCGCGGCGTACCAGATCTCGGGCGAGTACGCGATGGTCGAGGCGGCGGCGGAACGCGGCTGGCTGGACCGCGAGCGGGCGATCGAGGAGACCCTGACGGCGTTCAAGCGGGCCGGGGCGGACCTGATCCTGACGTACTGGGCCACGGAGTTCGCCCACCGCTTGTCCCGCTGA
- a CDS encoding redox-sensing transcriptional repressor Rex, whose translation MATGRNHRPATRSRGIPEATVARLPLYLRALTALSERSVPTVSSEELASAAGVNSAKLRKDFSYLGSYGTRGVGYDVEYLVYQISRELGLTQDWPVVIVGIGNLGAALANYGGFASRGFRVAALIDADPSMTDKQVAGISVRHVDELETIIHTNGVSIGVITTPGGAAQQVCDRLVAAGITSILNFAPTVLQVPEGVDVRKVDLSIELQILAFHEQRKAAEDLSRETAAPRELRVPAERRGEQGPDGDVPAVMPA comes from the coding sequence GTGGCAACTGGCCGAAATCACCGACCGGCGACCCGTAGCCGAGGAATCCCCGAGGCGACCGTCGCCCGGCTTCCGCTGTATCTGCGGGCGCTGACCGCGTTGTCGGAGCGCTCGGTGCCCACGGTCTCCTCCGAGGAGCTGGCGAGCGCCGCCGGGGTCAATTCCGCGAAGCTCCGCAAGGACTTCTCCTACCTTGGCAGCTACGGCACCCGGGGCGTCGGGTACGACGTGGAGTATCTCGTCTACCAGATCTCCCGCGAGCTGGGGCTGACCCAGGACTGGCCCGTGGTGATCGTCGGAATCGGTAACCTCGGAGCCGCCCTCGCCAACTACGGGGGCTTCGCCTCCCGAGGCTTCCGCGTCGCCGCGCTGATCGACGCGGACCCGTCGATGACCGACAAGCAGGTCGCGGGAATCTCCGTGCGGCACGTCGACGAGCTGGAGACGATCATTCACACGAACGGGGTCTCCATCGGCGTCATCACCACTCCGGGGGGTGCCGCTCAGCAGGTGTGCGACCGCCTCGTCGCGGCCGGCATCACCTCGATCCTGAACTTCGCGCCCACCGTGCTCCAGGTGCCCGAGGGCGTCGACGTGCGCAAGGTGGACCTCTCCATCGAGCTCCAGATCCTCGCGTTCCACGAGCAGCGGAAGGCCGCCGAGGACCTCTCCCGCGAGACCGCCGCCCCCAGAGAGCTGCGGGTCCCGGCGGAGCGGCGCGGCGAGCAGGGCCCGGACGGAGACGTTCCGGCGGTGATGCCGGCATGA
- a CDS encoding YnfA family protein — protein MGVLRSLLLFVLAALCEIGGAWLVWQGVREHRGWIWAGAGVVALGVYGFVATLQPDAAFGRILAAYGGVFVAGSLAWGVVADGFRPDRWDVLGALICLVGVAVIMYVPRTR, from the coding sequence GTGGGCGTTCTGCGGTCTCTTCTCCTCTTCGTGCTCGCCGCGCTCTGCGAGATCGGTGGGGCCTGGCTCGTCTGGCAGGGGGTGCGGGAGCACCGGGGGTGGATCTGGGCCGGGGCGGGGGTGGTCGCGCTCGGGGTGTACGGGTTTGTCGCCACGCTTCAGCCCGATGCCGCCTTCGGGCGGATCCTCGCCGCCTACGGGGGTGTCTTCGTCGCCGGGTCGCTCGCCTGGGGGGTGGTCGCGGACGGGTTCCGGCCCGATCGGTGGGATGTGCTCGGGGCGTTGATCTGCCTCGTCGGGGTGGCCGTCATCATGTATGTGCCCCGTACACGCTGA
- a CDS encoding glutamyl-tRNA reductase: protein MTLVVIGLSHRSAPVSLLERAALAPDTRGTLLRDTVAASGTGPATGGAGGVVVEAAVLSTCNRIELYAEVDGFHAGVSELSALLARHSGVALAELQPYLYTHYEDRAVRHLFTVACGLDSMVVGEGQILGQIKAALALAQDEHTAGRLLNELFQQALRVGKRAHSETGIDRAGQSLVTFGLEQLAGGQDVPGWVRGRRALVIGAGSMSSLAATTLARTGVAELVIANRTLERAERLTTVLRQDGPRARAVPINAISIAAELALADIVVSCTGATGLVLTAAAVANAIRERDTDLAILDLAMPRDVDGAVHRLPGVRLVDIESLASVSADAPMAADVDAVHGIVTEETTALGAARRAAHITPTVVALRAMASDVVAAELARLHGRLPELSEKERDEVGRTVRRVVDKLLHAPTVRVKELAGEPGGDHYAAALRQLFDLGPLSALAAGGPVERERS, encoded by the coding sequence ATGACGCTGGTCGTCATCGGGCTCAGCCACCGCAGCGCGCCCGTCAGCCTGCTGGAGCGCGCCGCGCTCGCCCCCGACACGCGCGGCACGCTGCTGCGCGACACCGTCGCCGCCAGCGGGACCGGCCCGGCCACGGGCGGTGCCGGCGGCGTCGTCGTCGAGGCCGCCGTGCTCTCCACGTGCAACCGGATCGAGCTCTACGCCGAGGTGGACGGCTTCCACGCCGGCGTGTCCGAGCTCTCCGCGCTGCTGGCCCGGCACAGCGGTGTCGCGTTGGCCGAGCTCCAGCCGTACTTGTACACGCACTACGAGGACCGGGCCGTGCGCCACCTGTTCACGGTGGCCTGCGGGCTGGACTCGATGGTGGTCGGCGAGGGCCAGATCCTCGGCCAGATCAAGGCCGCGCTCGCCCTCGCCCAGGACGAGCACACCGCCGGGCGGCTGCTGAACGAGCTGTTCCAGCAGGCCCTGCGGGTCGGGAAGCGGGCGCACAGCGAGACCGGTATCGACCGGGCCGGGCAGTCGCTCGTCACGTTCGGACTGGAGCAGCTCGCGGGCGGCCAGGACGTGCCCGGCTGGGTGCGGGGCAGACGGGCGCTGGTGATCGGCGCCGGCTCGATGTCCTCGCTCGCCGCCACCACCCTGGCCCGCACCGGTGTGGCCGAACTGGTGATCGCCAACCGGACCCTGGAGCGCGCCGAGCGGCTGACCACCGTGCTGCGGCAGGACGGCCCGAGAGCCCGCGCGGTGCCGATCAACGCCATCTCCATCGCCGCCGAGCTGGCGCTCGCCGACATCGTCGTCTCCTGTACCGGCGCCACGGGGCTGGTCCTGACGGCCGCCGCCGTGGCGAACGCCATCCGCGAGCGCGACACCGACCTCGCCATTCTTGACCTGGCCATGCCGCGCGACGTCGACGGGGCCGTGCACCGGCTGCCCGGCGTCCGGCTGGTGGACATCGAATCGCTCGCCTCGGTGTCGGCCGACGCGCCCATGGCCGCCGACGTGGACGCGGTGCACGGCATCGTCACCGAGGAGACCACCGCCCTCGGCGCCGCCCGCCGCGCCGCGCACATCACGCCGACCGTCGTCGCGCTGCGCGCCATGGCCTCCGACGTGGTCGCCGCCGAGCTGGCCAGGCTCCACGGCCGGCTGCCCGAGCTGAGCGAGAAGGAACGCGACGAGGTCGGCAGAACCGTCCGCCGCGTCGTCGACAAGCTGCTCCACGCGCCGACCGTGCGCGTCAAGGAGCTGGCCGGGGAGCCGGGCGGCGACCACTACGCGGCGGCCCTGCGGCAGCTCTTCGACCTCGGCCCGCTGTCGGCGCTCGCCGCCGGCGGCCCCGTCGAGCGGGAGCGGTCGTGA
- a CDS encoding serine hydrolase domain-containing protein codes for MSPVLRDGAPREAGLSAEGVARLVPAAEAFMAGPEPSYPGFVLLAARHGVVVARAARGWAVCHGGGEPVPMAPDTVFDIASLSKLFTATAAVCLAERGALGLDAPLWRGVTARALLTHTSGLPAEIDLGPYPDNAARLAAIAAQPLTPGRRVYSDLGFIVLGDALERVAGQPLDELVAELITGPLGMADTGYRPDPAARHRIAATEDQPWTGRGMVRGTVHDENAHHLGGVAGHAGLFSTARDLAVLTQTMLDGGRYGPVRVLAETWTRTMLGEGLGWQLDQPGWMGELASPTAFGHTGFTGTSLVADPATGALLVLLTNRVHPTRARGTDSAYRRAVARELARALGR; via the coding sequence ATGAGCCCGGTCCTGCGCGACGGCGCCCCGCGCGAGGCCGGGCTGTCGGCCGAGGGGGTCGCGCGGCTGGTGCCCGCCGCCGAGGCGTTCATGGCCGGGCCGGAGCCGTCGTATCCCGGGTTCGTGCTGCTCGCCGCCCGCCACGGCGTCGTCGTGGCACGTGCGGCGCGCGGCTGGGCCGTCTGTCACGGGGGCGGCGAGCCGGTGCCGATGGCCCCGGACACGGTCTTCGACATCGCGTCGCTGTCCAAGCTGTTCACCGCCACCGCGGCGGTGTGCCTGGCCGAACGGGGCGCGCTCGGCCTCGACGCGCCGCTCTGGCGCGGTGTGACGGCGCGGGCGCTGCTCACCCACACCAGCGGGCTGCCGGCCGAGATCGATCTCGGCCCGTACCCGGACAACGCGGCCCGGCTGGCCGCCATCGCCGCCCAGCCGCTGACGCCGGGCCGCCGGGTCTACTCCGACCTCGGGTTCATCGTTCTCGGGGACGCGCTGGAGCGGGTCGCGGGGCAGCCGCTGGACGAGCTGGTGGCGGAGCTGATCACCGGGCCGCTCGGCATGGCCGACACCGGCTACCGCCCGGACCCGGCCGCGCGGCACCGGATCGCCGCCACCGAGGACCAGCCCTGGACCGGACGCGGCATGGTGCGCGGCACGGTCCACGACGAGAACGCCCACCACCTCGGCGGCGTCGCCGGTCACGCCGGGCTCTTCTCCACCGCCCGCGACCTCGCCGTCCTCACGCAGACGATGCTCGACGGCGGACGGTACGGGCCGGTCCGCGTCCTCGCGGAGACGTGGACGCGGACCATGCTGGGCGAGGGCCTGGGCTGGCAGCTCGACCAGCCGGGCTGGATGGGCGAGCTGGCGTCACCGACCGCGTTCGGCCACACCGGGTTCACCGGGACCAGCCTGGTCGCGGACCCGGCCACGGGCGCGCTGCTGGTGCTGCTGACCAACCGCGTGCACCCGACGCGCGCCCGGGGTACGGACAGCGCCTACCGCCGGGCCGTCGCCCGCGAACTGGCGCGGGCCCTCGGGCGTTAG
- the argS gene encoding arginine--tRNA ligase, translating to MTPVPSLTTAVHQRLSDALAAALPESAADADPLLRRSDRADLQANGLLALAKRLKGNPRELAGRVVGEVDTTGLIQEIEISGPGFLNITVSDAAIVATLAARAADDRLGVPYAERPGTMIVEYSQPNVAKEMHVGHLRGTVIGDALVRIMEFRGEKVIRRNHIGDWGTQFGMLIQYLIEHPHELDHDAEGTESGDAAMSRLNRLYKASRAVFDSDPGFKDRARGRVVDLQAGDPETRALWQKIVDESKIYFNAVYQRLDVLLTDEDVVGESAYNDDLATLARELEESGVAVRSDGALCVFFDDVKGPDDRPVPLIVRKADGGFGYAATDLAAIRDRIGTLHADTMLYIVDARQSLHFKMVFETARRAGWLPDGVAHHLAFGTVLGKDGKPFKTRSGESVRLMDLLDEAVERAAGVVAEKARDLDEAEVLERSTEVGVGAVKYADLSTSRTKDYIFDLDRMVSLSGNTSVYLQYAYARIQSILRRAAGQEGARAAAHPELPLAPAERALGLHLDEFAATIGDVAQTYEPHRLAAYLYTLASHYTTFYDQCPVLRADDTATMENRLFLCELTARTLRQGMALLGIHTPERL from the coding sequence ATGACCCCGGTCCCCTCCCTCACCACCGCCGTCCACCAGCGCCTCTCCGACGCGCTGGCCGCCGCGCTGCCCGAGTCCGCCGCCGACGCGGACCCGTTGCTGCGCCGCAGCGACCGGGCGGACCTCCAGGCGAACGGGCTGCTGGCGCTGGCCAAGCGGCTCAAGGGGAACCCGCGCGAGCTGGCCGGGCGCGTGGTCGGGGAGGTCGACACGACCGGGCTGATCCAGGAGATCGAGATCTCCGGGCCCGGCTTCCTCAACATCACGGTCAGCGACGCCGCGATCGTGGCGACGCTGGCCGCCCGGGCCGCCGACGACCGGCTCGGCGTGCCGTACGCCGAGCGGCCCGGCACGATGATCGTCGAGTACTCGCAGCCGAACGTCGCCAAGGAGATGCACGTCGGCCACCTGCGGGGCACGGTGATCGGTGACGCGCTGGTGCGGATCATGGAGTTCCGTGGCGAGAAGGTGATCCGGCGCAACCACATCGGCGACTGGGGCACCCAGTTCGGGATGCTGATCCAGTATCTGATCGAGCACCCGCACGAGTTGGACCACGACGCGGAGGGCACGGAGAGCGGCGACGCGGCCATGTCGCGGCTCAACCGGCTCTACAAGGCGTCGCGCGCGGTCTTCGACTCCGACCCCGGGTTCAAGGACCGGGCGCGCGGGCGGGTGGTGGACCTCCAGGCCGGCGACCCCGAGACCCGGGCGCTGTGGCAGAAGATCGTGGACGAGTCGAAGATCTACTTCAACGCGGTCTACCAGCGGCTCGACGTCCTCCTCACCGACGAGGACGTGGTCGGCGAGTCCGCCTACAACGACGACCTGGCCACGTTGGCACGGGAGTTGGAAGAGTCCGGCGTCGCCGTGCGGTCGGACGGCGCGCTGTGCGTGTTCTTCGACGACGTCAAGGGCCCCGACGACCGGCCCGTTCCACTGATCGTGCGGAAGGCGGACGGCGGCTTCGGGTACGCGGCGACCGACCTGGCCGCCATCCGGGACCGGATCGGCACGCTGCACGCCGACACCATGCTGTACATCGTGGACGCCCGGCAGTCGCTGCACTTCAAGATGGTCTTCGAGACCGCCCGGCGGGCCGGCTGGCTGCCGGACGGCGTGGCGCACCACCTGGCGTTCGGCACGGTCCTGGGCAAGGACGGCAAGCCGTTCAAGACCCGGTCGGGCGAGTCGGTCCGGCTGATGGACCTGCTGGACGAGGCGGTCGAGCGGGCGGCCGGGGTCGTCGCGGAGAAGGCGCGCGACCTCGACGAGGCCGAGGTCCTGGAGCGGTCGACCGAGGTGGGCGTCGGTGCCGTGAAGTACGCCGACCTGTCGACGTCCCGGACCAAGGACTACATCTTCGACCTGGACCGGATGGTCTCGCTCAGCGGCAACACCAGCGTCTACCTCCAGTACGCCTACGCCCGGATCCAGTCCATCCTGCGCCGGGCGGCCGGGCAGGAGGGCGCCCGGGCCGCGGCCCATCCGGAGCTGCCGCTGGCCCCGGCGGAGCGGGCGCTCGGACTGCATCTGGACGAGTTCGCCGCGACGATCGGGGACGTGGCGCAGACGTACGAGCCGCACCGGCTCGCCGCATATCTGTACACGCTGGCCTCGCACTACACGACGTTCTACGACCAGTGCCCGGTGCTGCGGGCCGACGACACCGCCACCATGGAGAACCGGCTGTTCCTGTGCGAGCTGACCGCCCGCACCCTGCGCCAGGGCATGGCGCTGCTGGGCATCCACACGCCCGAGCGGCTCTAA
- the hemC gene encoding hydroxymethylbilane synthase — translation MTAPRALRLGTRRSPLALAQSSAVAERVRELSGRPVTLVEITTYGDVSRRSLAQIGGTGVFASALRDALLAGGIDFAVHSLKDLPAVQPPELALAAVPTRADARDALVARDGLTFERLAVLPGRARVGTGSPRRMAQLNAWARALGCEIETVAIRGNVETRIGYVRSGELDAVVLAAAGLHRVGRREEITELISPDIVLPAPGQGALAVECAASNADLAALLGGLDDPSTRVAVTAERTLLAALEAGCSAPVGAFADLLADGQTVTEMRLRGVVGTPDGSAQVQLSTTGPVPASDEEAAAIGRHLAAEMLAKGAAGLMGERAH, via the coding sequence GTGACGGCCCCCCGCGCCCTGCGGCTGGGCACCCGGCGCAGCCCGCTCGCACTGGCCCAGTCCTCGGCCGTCGCGGAGCGGGTCCGCGAGCTGTCCGGACGGCCCGTCACGCTGGTGGAGATCACCACCTACGGCGACGTCTCCCGGCGCAGCCTGGCGCAGATCGGCGGCACCGGGGTCTTCGCCTCCGCGCTGCGCGACGCGCTGCTCGCCGGGGGGATCGACTTCGCCGTGCACTCCCTCAAGGACCTCCCGGCCGTCCAGCCGCCCGAGCTGGCCCTGGCCGCCGTGCCGACGCGCGCCGACGCCAGGGACGCGCTCGTCGCCCGCGACGGGCTGACGTTCGAACGGCTGGCCGTGCTGCCGGGCCGCGCCCGTGTGGGCACCGGCTCGCCGCGCCGGATGGCGCAGCTCAACGCCTGGGCACGGGCGCTGGGTTGCGAGATCGAAACGGTCGCGATCCGGGGGAATGTCGAGACCCGGATCGGGTACGTCCGCTCCGGCGAGCTCGACGCGGTCGTGCTCGCCGCCGCCGGACTGCACCGCGTCGGCCGGAGGGAGGAGATCACCGAGCTCATCTCCCCGGACATCGTTCTGCCCGCCCCCGGCCAGGGGGCACTGGCGGTCGAGTGCGCCGCGTCGAACGCGGACCTCGCCGCACTGCTCGGCGGACTCGACGACCCGTCCACCCGGGTCGCCGTGACCGCCGAGCGCACTCTGCTCGCCGCCTTGGAGGCCGGCTGCAGCGCCCCTGTGGGCGCTTTCGCCGACCTGCTGGCCGACGGGCAGACCGTCACCGAAATGCGCCTGCGCGGCGTCGTCGGCACCCCCGACGGATCCGCGCAGGTGCAGCTGTCCACCACCGGTCCCGTACCGGCGTCCGACGAGGAGGCGGCGGCCATCGGCCGCCATCTCGCCGCCGAGATGCTCGCCAAGGGCGCGGCCGGTCTGATGGGGGAGCGAGCACATTGA
- a CDS encoding SDR family NAD(P)-dependent oxidoreductase: protein MSTRTAVITGASSGIGAAAARRLAGAGYRVVLTARRADRIAALADELRGAGQHAEAHALDVTDRAAVDAFATTLGACDVLVNNAGGAFGLDSVADGDPADWRAMYEVNVLGVLHMTQALLPALTASGAGTVLVVTSTAGHGTYEGGAGYAAAKHGAHVLAETLRLEIVGRPVRVVEIAPGMVRTDEFSLTRFKGDEARAAKVYEGVAEPLTADDIADTITWAVTRPPHVNIDLLVVRPRAQASHTKVHREA, encoded by the coding sequence GTGAGCACCCGCACCGCCGTCATCACCGGAGCCAGCAGCGGAATCGGGGCCGCCGCCGCGCGGCGGCTGGCCGGGGCGGGGTACCGGGTGGTCCTCACCGCCCGCCGCGCCGACCGGATCGCGGCGCTGGCCGACGAGCTGCGGGGGGCCGGGCAGCACGCCGAGGCGCACGCCCTCGACGTCACCGACCGGGCCGCCGTCGACGCCTTCGCCACCACGCTCGGCGCCTGCGACGTGCTGGTGAACAACGCGGGCGGCGCGTTCGGCCTGGACTCCGTGGCCGACGGCGACCCCGCCGACTGGCGGGCGATGTACGAGGTCAACGTCCTGGGCGTGCTGCACATGACCCAGGCGCTGCTGCCCGCGCTGACCGCGTCCGGCGCCGGGACCGTGCTGGTGGTGACCTCGACGGCCGGGCACGGCACGTACGAGGGCGGCGCCGGATACGCCGCCGCCAAGCACGGCGCGCACGTGCTGGCCGAGACGCTGCGGCTGGAGATCGTCGGCCGACCGGTCCGGGTGGTCGAGATCGCGCCCGGCATGGTCCGCACCGACGAGTTCTCCCTCACCCGCTTCAAGGGCGACGAGGCGCGCGCGGCCAAGGTGTACGAGGGCGTCGCCGAGCCGCTGACCGCCGACGACATCGCGGACACCATCACCTGGGCGGTCACCCGCCCGCCGCACGTCAACATCGACCTGCTCGTCGTCCGCCCGCGCGCCCAGGCGTCCCACACGAAGGTCCACCGCGAGGCATGA
- a CDS encoding glutaredoxin family protein codes for MTPLLRRRRDGRPATPSDPAGRLVTLIGRPGCHLCDDARQVVSEVCAEVGAAWEEKDITQDAELHRTYGEQIPVVLVDGAQHDFWRVDRGRLRRALGA; via the coding sequence ATGACTCCGCTGCTCCGCCGGCGCCGTGACGGCCGTCCCGCGACCCCCTCCGACCCCGCCGGGCGTCTCGTGACGCTGATCGGCAGGCCCGGCTGCCACTTGTGCGACGACGCGCGGCAGGTCGTCAGCGAGGTCTGCGCCGAGGTGGGCGCGGCCTGGGAGGAGAAGGACATCACCCAGGACGCCGAGCTCCACCGGACGTACGGGGAGCAGATCCCGGTGGTGCTGGTGGACGGCGCCCAGCACGACTTCTGGCGCGTTGACCGGGGGCGATTGCGGCGGGCCCTGGGCGCCTGA
- a CDS encoding uroporphyrinogen-III synthase — protein sequence MGTTGAASATSTGGTTSTVAAPQAARAEPCGTPLGHVTFLGAGPGDPGLLTLRAVDVLAQADVLIADSEAYEVVHAHVAPGTETPLQGTGEDGSTVTTARAGADHIADLVMRAARAGKRVVRAVAGDPGMDTDATADMLALAAAEITFEVVPGIANAVGVAAYAGVPLRDSEGGDVRFVNAASADDRCWNEVGASDATVVVSTTLDAVAVTASRLISAGRKPDTPLSVTVAGTTTRQRTWTATLGTVERTLKTAKVLPSPDADRPVIAVVGERSAPAQRERLAWFESKPLFGWKVLVPRTKEQAASLSEQLRSYGAVPSEVPTIAVEPPRTPQQMDRAVKGLVTGRYEWIAFTSVNAVRAIREKFEEYGLDARAFAGIKVAAVGEQTARALKRFGVRPDLVPSGEQSAAGLLEDWPPYDPVFDPIDRVFLPRADIATETLVAGLVELGWEVDDVTAYRTVRASPPPAATREAIKGGGFDAVLFTSSSTVRNLVGIAGKPHNVTVIACIGPATARTAEEHGLRVDVMAPEPSVHALAEALAEFGAERRAAALEAGEVLKRPSEKRPQRRRTRTP from the coding sequence ATGGGCACCACCGGCGCCGCGAGCGCCACGAGCACTGGGGGCACCACGAGCACCGTGGCCGCTCCACAGGCCGCGCGCGCAGAGCCGTGCGGCACTCCTCTCGGACACGTCACCTTCCTCGGTGCCGGACCCGGTGATCCGGGTCTGCTGACGTTGCGCGCCGTCGACGTCCTGGCGCAGGCCGATGTGCTGATCGCCGATTCCGAGGCGTACGAGGTCGTGCACGCGCATGTCGCGCCGGGCACGGAAACCCCGTTGCAGGGCACCGGCGAGGACGGGTCCACCGTCACCACCGCGCGGGCCGGGGCCGACCACATCGCCGATCTTGTCATGCGTGCCGCGCGCGCCGGCAAGCGGGTGGTGCGTGCGGTCGCGGGCGACCCGGGCATGGACACCGACGCCACCGCCGACATGCTCGCGCTGGCCGCCGCGGAGATCACCTTCGAGGTCGTCCCCGGCATCGCCAACGCGGTCGGCGTCGCCGCCTACGCCGGGGTGCCGCTGCGCGACTCCGAGGGCGGCGACGTGCGGTTCGTCAACGCCGCCTCGGCCGACGACCGGTGCTGGAACGAGGTCGGCGCCAGCGACGCGACCGTCGTCGTCAGCACCACGCTGGACGCGGTGGCCGTGACGGCGTCCCGCCTGATCTCGGCCGGCCGCAAGCCCGACACCCCGCTGTCGGTCACGGTCGCCGGCACCACCACCAGGCAGCGCACATGGACGGCGACGCTGGGCACGGTCGAGCGGACCCTGAAGACCGCGAAGGTCCTGCCCTCGCCGGATGCCGACCGGCCGGTGATAGCCGTCGTCGGCGAGCGCAGCGCCCCCGCGCAGCGGGAGCGGCTGGCGTGGTTCGAGTCCAAGCCGCTGTTCGGCTGGAAGGTCCTGGTGCCGCGCACCAAGGAGCAGGCGGCCTCGCTGTCGGAGCAGCTCCGCTCGTACGGCGCGGTGCCCAGCGAGGTCCCGACGATCGCCGTCGAGCCGCCGCGCACCCCGCAGCAGATGGACCGGGCCGTCAAGGGCCTGGTCACCGGGCGGTACGAGTGGATCGCGTTCACCTCGGTCAACGCGGTGCGGGCGATCCGCGAGAAGTTCGAGGAGTACGGCCTGGACGCGCGGGCGTTCGCCGGGATCAAGGTCGCCGCCGTCGGCGAGCAGACCGCCCGCGCGCTCAAGCGGTTCGGCGTGCGGCCCGACCTGGTGCCCAGCGGCGAGCAGTCGGCCGCCGGTCTGCTGGAGGACTGGCCGCCGTACGACCCGGTCTTCGACCCGATCGACCGGGTGTTCCTGCCGCGCGCCGACATCGCCACCGAGACGCTGGTGGCCGGCCTGGTCGAGCTGGGCTGGGAGGTCGACGACGTCACGGCGTACCGGACCGTGCGCGCCTCGCCGCCGCCGGCGGCGACCCGGGAGGCGATCAAGGGCGGCGGCTTCGACGCGGTGCTGTTCACGTCGTCCTCGACCGTGCGGAACCTGGTCGGCATCGCGGGCAAGCCGCACAACGTGACGGTGATCGCCTGTATCGGCCCGGCCACCGCGCGGACCGCCGAGGAGCACGGCCTGCGGGTGGACGTGATGGCGCCCGAGCCGTCGGTGCACGCGCTGGCCGAGGCGCTGGCCGAGTTCGGCGCGGAGCGGCGGGCGGCGGCGCTGGAGGCGGGCGAGGTGCTGAAGCGGCCGAGTGAGAAGCGGCCCCAGCGGAGGAGGACGCGGACGCCGTGA